The uncultured Desulfuromonas sp. genome has a segment encoding these proteins:
- a CDS encoding HNH endonuclease: MNILDMENQVINAECSMSVLEGDQSVVIESSGGGNPSKGIPRRNPEYNKLLSVLLARLKQSRVRITKVVLGSTKVADIPVNERIAELSVAYPIDLTYVDIEEFRKEIQRVIAGMHRAPDAKSGGNAQKRIIICIDRNVDPESLVFDSGEKLQNQEFPEINTSLSETEKAYIRTARIGQGQFRKSLIEAYRGRCPITGIENEQLLIASHIKPWKKCTNAERLDPNNGILLSALIDRLFDQGLITFEDDGSVSLSPSLSESDRKKCAVDLWPHLVLNPRSREYLEFHRAVEFKCT; encoded by the coding sequence ATGAACATACTTGATATGGAAAATCAGGTTATCAATGCCGAATGCAGTATGAGCGTGCTGGAAGGGGATCAGTCCGTTGTAATTGAGAGTAGCGGTGGTGGTAACCCCTCAAAAGGGATTCCACGGAGGAACCCCGAGTACAACAAATTGTTGTCGGTGCTGCTAGCGCGATTAAAACAATCGAGAGTAAGAATCACGAAAGTGGTCTTGGGTTCCACGAAAGTAGCGGACATTCCAGTAAATGAACGCATCGCTGAATTAAGCGTTGCGTACCCTATTGATCTTACTTACGTCGATATTGAGGAATTCCGTAAAGAGATTCAGCGTGTAATTGCCGGGATGCATCGAGCCCCAGATGCAAAGAGCGGCGGAAACGCTCAGAAGAGGATAATAATCTGCATTGATCGGAATGTTGATCCAGAGTCGCTGGTTTTCGATTCTGGTGAAAAGCTACAAAATCAAGAATTTCCAGAGATCAACACCTCACTAAGCGAAACAGAAAAGGCGTATATCCGCACCGCTCGAATTGGACAAGGGCAATTTCGAAAATCTCTCATCGAGGCATACCGCGGACGTTGCCCGATTACCGGGATCGAGAACGAGCAACTGCTTATAGCGTCACACATAAAGCCTTGGAAAAAATGCACAAACGCGGAACGCTTAGATCCTAATAACGGAATCCTTCTTTCGGCGTTGATTGATCGGCTTTTCGATCAAGGACTAATCACTTTCGAGGATGATGGTTCAGTATCACTATCGCCAAGTCTATCCGAGAGCGATAGGAAAAAGTGTGCTGTCGACTTATGGCCTCACCTCGTATTGAATCCTAGAAGTAGGGAATACCTGGAGTTTCATCGTGCTGTGGAGTTCAAATGCACCTAA
- the mtnA gene encoding S-methyl-5-thioribose-1-phosphate isomerase, with protein sequence MSIKPIEFENGVCRMIDQRLLPAQEVWLEYRDYRSVAEAIQTMVVRGAPAIGVAAAFGAAFAAAEIEAEDFAAFEPQFEACCAVLAATRPTAVNLFWALDRMKSVARANQQLPLAELRQVLLDEALTIAEDDDRINRTMGSNGQVLFPDKANILTHCNAGALATGGYGTALGVIRAAVEAGKQIEVFADETRPFWQGTRLTAWELMQDNIPVTVICDNMAGYLMQQGRVDAVIVGADRITANGDVANKIGTYTVAVLAKEHGIPFYVAAPMSTIDLSLTDGSQIPIEERDWREVTHCGDTQLAPDGVKVYNPAFDVTPSHLVAAIITERGVVQGDYLNGLKALAQQRG encoded by the coding sequence ATGTCTATCAAGCCTATTGAATTTGAAAACGGCGTCTGCCGTATGATCGATCAGCGCCTGCTTCCGGCCCAGGAGGTGTGGTTGGAATACCGCGATTACCGTAGCGTGGCCGAAGCGATTCAAACCATGGTAGTGCGCGGTGCTCCGGCCATTGGCGTGGCTGCCGCGTTTGGGGCGGCGTTTGCCGCTGCTGAGATTGAAGCCGAGGATTTCGCCGCGTTTGAGCCGCAATTTGAAGCGTGCTGCGCGGTGCTGGCCGCAACCCGGCCGACGGCGGTGAATTTGTTCTGGGCGCTGGACCGAATGAAATCCGTGGCACGCGCCAATCAGCAATTGCCTCTGGCGGAGCTGCGTCAGGTATTGCTCGACGAGGCGCTGACCATTGCTGAAGACGATGACCGGATCAACCGGACCATGGGCTCAAACGGTCAGGTGCTGTTTCCGGACAAAGCTAATATTCTCACTCATTGCAATGCCGGTGCATTGGCCACAGGTGGTTACGGCACGGCCCTGGGCGTGATTCGCGCGGCCGTGGAAGCGGGCAAGCAGATTGAGGTGTTTGCCGATGAAACGCGACCGTTCTGGCAGGGGACGCGTCTGACCGCCTGGGAGCTGATGCAGGACAACATTCCGGTGACGGTGATCTGTGACAACATGGCCGGATACCTGATGCAGCAGGGCCGGGTCGATGCAGTGATTGTCGGTGCGGATCGCATTACCGCTAACGGCGATGTGGCCAACAAGATCGGCACCTATACAGTGGCGGTACTGGCCAAGGAACACGGCATTCCCTTTTACGTGGCTGCCCCTATGTCGACTATTGACCTGAGTTTGACGGATGGCTCGCAGATTCCCATTGAGGAGCGTGATTGGCGTGAGGTGACGCATTGTGGCGACACGCAACTGGCTCCGGACGGCGTCAAAGTGTACAACCCGGCGTTTGATGTGACACCGTCGCATCTGGTGGCGGCGATCATCACCGAACGCGGCGTGGTTCAAGGGGATTACCTTAACGGTTTAAAAGCACTTGCACAGCAAAGGGGCTGA